One Paraburkholderia agricolaris genomic region harbors:
- a CDS encoding leucine-rich repeat domain-containing protein, producing the protein MTDNISPPSTRTLPPRLASTGANPSSSTQTQRVGQSTSFFSTIKGLLGQVSIGQPGKPRLGTAQREAGPAMKKFMVNMENWAKDSPSRQKAAHIIATWLANGEETRLLLSECKLDCTPPGFEEIDEIRQQNGGRPLKHLNLSGNPFVKLSISFDKFLQLEELDLSSCKLRDVPDSIGRSNDLRKLSLGNNELSSVPDTIFSLPKLETLRIHQNDIEEIPAAISNAGALKHLSAAFLPISSLPASLTKLKGLLTLDVSVCANLHALPADIGTLPLKHLAIRNTPLEDLPGSVDHLKDCKIDLRGNQSLQQQRVEDLRQRGLDILVN; encoded by the coding sequence ATGACAGACAACATTTCACCGCCCTCAACCCGCACCTTGCCGCCCAGGCTGGCGTCCACTGGCGCTAATCCTTCTTCCTCGACTCAAACGCAGCGTGTTGGCCAGAGCACATCATTTTTTTCCACCATCAAGGGTCTCTTGGGTCAGGTATCGATTGGCCAGCCGGGCAAGCCTCGCCTCGGAACCGCGCAACGCGAAGCTGGACCAGCCATGAAGAAATTCATGGTGAATATGGAGAACTGGGCCAAGGATTCGCCGAGCCGCCAGAAAGCCGCGCACATCATCGCGACATGGCTGGCTAACGGCGAAGAAACCCGTTTGTTGTTGAGCGAATGCAAGCTGGACTGCACTCCGCCGGGTTTCGAGGAAATTGACGAAATCAGGCAGCAGAATGGCGGGCGCCCGTTAAAGCATCTGAACCTGTCCGGCAACCCTTTCGTAAAACTATCCATTTCGTTCGACAAGTTTCTCCAGCTGGAAGAGCTCGACCTCAGCAGTTGCAAACTGCGGGACGTGCCGGACTCCATCGGCAGGTCGAACGATCTTCGCAAGCTGAGCCTTGGAAACAATGAACTGAGCAGCGTGCCAGACACGATTTTCAGCTTGCCAAAGCTCGAAACGCTGCGTATTCACCAGAATGACATCGAGGAAATTCCGGCCGCTATTTCAAACGCAGGTGCACTCAAACATCTGAGCGCCGCCTTCCTCCCGATCTCAAGTCTTCCGGCGTCCCTCACCAAGTTGAAGGGTCTGCTAACGCTCGACGTTTCTGTATGTGCCAATCTGCATGCGCTACCCGCGGATATCGGCACATTACCTCTCAAGCATCTGGCCATCCGGAACACACCATTAGAAGACCTGCCAGGCTCCGTCGACCATCTGAAAGACTGCAAGATCGATCTGCGCGGAAACCAAAGCCTTCAACAGCAAAGGGTCGAGGATCTTCGTCAAAGAGGTTTGGACATCCTCGTGAATTGA
- a CDS encoding S66 peptidase family protein produces MPALRLDAGVAIVAPASTAPDKVDEAARWLTSHGFMARVMPASRAPLAAPFEYLAGTDNARREDLHAAFAAPDIGAVWCLRGGFGSSQLVDKIDYALLRANPKPFVGYSDITALHAAIQRHAGFVTFHGPMLSSDLLVNKRAPTETNVFAMIQGGVTQGAWIEPPADFTLTVLVPGVATGRLVGGNLSLHCSMLGTSYEVDTRDAVLFIEDVGETPSRIDRLLTQLRLAGKLATLKGVLVGDFSELGERPDDAVDPAVLNPLLRRTLEPLGIPVLAGWPSGHCDPNLTLPLGARVRLDTARRALRLEQPVVI; encoded by the coding sequence GTGCCGGCGCTCAGGTTAGACGCTGGCGTGGCGATCGTTGCGCCTGCTTCGACGGCGCCAGACAAGGTCGATGAAGCGGCGCGCTGGCTCACCTCACACGGCTTCATGGCGCGTGTCATGCCGGCAAGCCGAGCCCCGTTGGCGGCCCCGTTCGAGTATCTGGCCGGCACGGACAACGCGCGACGGGAGGATTTGCATGCAGCCTTTGCCGCACCCGATATCGGTGCGGTGTGGTGCCTGCGGGGCGGCTTTGGCTCATCGCAATTAGTCGACAAGATCGACTATGCGCTGTTGCGCGCAAATCCGAAGCCTTTCGTCGGCTACAGCGACATCACCGCGCTGCATGCGGCCATTCAGCGGCACGCGGGCTTCGTCACATTCCACGGTCCAATGTTGTCGTCAGACTTGCTGGTCAACAAGCGCGCACCCACCGAGACGAATGTATTTGCGATGATCCAGGGAGGCGTCACACAAGGGGCGTGGATCGAGCCGCCAGCGGATTTCACCCTGACCGTACTCGTACCCGGCGTCGCAACCGGGCGATTGGTCGGCGGCAATCTCTCCTTGCATTGCAGTATGCTCGGCACGTCCTATGAAGTGGATACGCGAGATGCCGTTCTCTTTATCGAAGATGTCGGCGAGACACCTTCGAGAATCGACCGCTTACTGACACAACTGCGGCTCGCCGGTAAGTTGGCCACCCTCAAGGGTGTGCTGGTCGGGGATTTTTCCGAGCTCGGCGAGCGACCGGATGACGCTGTCGATCCCGCGGTACTCAATCCACTGTTGCGCAGGACACTTGAACCGCTTGGCATTCCTGTGCTGGCCGGTTGGCCCAGCGGACACTGCGATCCGAATCTGACGCTACCGCTCGGTGCGCGAGTGCGGCTCGATACCGCGCGTCGTGCTTTGCGACTCGAACAACCGGTCGTGATCTGA
- a CDS encoding TolB family protein, translating into MKRRDFLAAMGLSTLAACGGGVESSVNGADATNTSGGAAPGGNSNSGGNGTKTLPAVHYLTSDAGYTDYRPAISGDGNVVIFERTAVSGGTTQLFKLENLSTPTSPTLLLDASQPVPVSQTRPAWCWKTNEIAFNGAPTDTSRPTAWIARGDGSGARRIDGTDGFFYPQWDIDGKQLVSENSGPGAKPLPCNTCFDRTGVLQATNIDGTTATGALSLYGGMPTVGPNDLPQIAFAGQPIVEGWVSTNASNVAYNQDYNYIFLNSCQNGIYTSAPMEAGASVTRFDPAYQGRAPAWSPDGQSIVFESNRKGGYAIYLYSIPKATVTQITDPALGAQHAKFSPDGTRLVVTLLHPAGGPATRGIAWIDITTLL; encoded by the coding sequence ATGAAAAGACGCGACTTTCTGGCCGCCATGGGCCTTTCAACGTTGGCCGCCTGCGGTGGCGGCGTGGAATCCAGCGTGAATGGCGCCGATGCGACCAACACGTCGGGCGGTGCTGCCCCTGGAGGTAACAGCAACAGCGGCGGCAATGGCACAAAGACCCTTCCCGCCGTCCACTATCTAACTTCCGACGCCGGTTACACCGACTACCGGCCGGCCATCAGCGGCGATGGCAATGTCGTCATTTTCGAGCGCACAGCGGTGTCGGGTGGCACGACACAACTGTTCAAGCTCGAGAATCTCAGCACCCCTACTTCGCCAACACTGCTGCTCGACGCCAGCCAACCCGTGCCGGTTTCCCAGACCCGGCCGGCGTGGTGCTGGAAAACCAACGAAATTGCGTTCAACGGCGCGCCCACCGACACCAGCCGGCCCACGGCATGGATCGCCAGGGGTGATGGTTCCGGCGCGCGTCGCATCGATGGGACCGACGGCTTCTTTTATCCGCAATGGGATATCGACGGCAAGCAGCTGGTCAGCGAGAACAGCGGACCGGGTGCGAAGCCGTTGCCGTGCAACACCTGCTTCGACAGGACCGGCGTCCTGCAGGCGACGAACATTGACGGCACTACGGCAACCGGCGCCCTTTCCTTGTACGGCGGCATGCCGACGGTCGGGCCGAATGACCTTCCGCAGATCGCGTTTGCCGGCCAACCGATTGTCGAGGGATGGGTCAGCACCAATGCATCGAATGTTGCGTACAACCAGGACTACAACTACATTTTTCTCAATAGTTGTCAGAACGGGATCTATACGAGCGCGCCGATGGAAGCCGGCGCGTCGGTCACCCGCTTCGACCCCGCCTATCAGGGCCGCGCACCGGCGTGGTCTCCCGACGGGCAAAGCATCGTGTTCGAGTCCAATCGTAAAGGGGGTTACGCGATCTACCTGTACAGCATTCCGAAAGCCACCGTGACTCAGATCACCGATCCGGCGCTCGGCGCACAACATGCGAAATTTTCCCCTGATGGAACCAGGCTGGTCGTCACCCTGCTTCATCCAGCAGGCGGCCCCGCAACACGCGGTATCGCATGGATCGATATCACTACCCTTCTTTAG
- a CDS encoding ABC transporter permease, giving the protein MTTQPRFSLARWWSIAVKEYLQIRRDRLAFAMMLGFPLLQMALFGFALNSDPRHLPTQVIARDDSEFTRSFMSALTISAYFDIVADDSAGLDADQILEQNKALIVIQIPAGFSRDLVKGLHPELLVEVDAGDSGAVANALATLPAIVDSALRKNLKGPLEALVAGSAAFGVTIHRRFNPENIAQYTVIPGLMGVILSTTMVMMTAMAITRERERGTMENLLAMPFLPVEVVAGKILPYIVIGMLQVSMIVMSAHLLFNVPIRGSLAALYTCSFLFIISNVGLSVMLSSFAENQLQAMQLATFYLLPNLLLTDFMVAFAGLPKWAQAIGNTLPLTYFNRIVRAVFLKGAGWTELWPHIWPMMILMVVTLGVTVRFYRRTLTH; this is encoded by the coding sequence ATGACGACTCAACCTCGTTTCTCGCTCGCACGCTGGTGGAGCATAGCCGTCAAGGAGTATCTGCAGATTCGCCGTGATCGGCTGGCCTTCGCCATGATGCTCGGATTTCCGCTTCTGCAGATGGCGCTATTCGGCTTTGCGCTCAACTCGGACCCGAGGCATCTACCCACTCAGGTGATCGCACGAGACGACAGTGAGTTCACGCGAAGCTTCATGTCCGCACTTACGATTTCGGCGTATTTCGACATTGTCGCCGACGATTCGGCCGGTCTCGATGCCGATCAGATCCTGGAGCAGAACAAGGCGCTGATCGTGATTCAGATTCCGGCCGGTTTCAGCCGCGATCTGGTGAAGGGTCTCCATCCAGAACTGCTAGTGGAGGTTGACGCTGGCGATTCGGGAGCGGTCGCCAACGCACTGGCCACGTTGCCTGCGATCGTTGATTCCGCCTTGAGGAAAAACCTGAAAGGACCGCTCGAGGCGCTGGTGGCAGGAAGCGCGGCCTTCGGGGTGACGATACATCGACGTTTCAACCCCGAGAACATTGCGCAATACACCGTCATACCAGGGCTAATGGGGGTCATTCTCTCGACCACGATGGTCATGATGACGGCGATGGCAATCACCCGCGAGCGCGAACGGGGGACCATGGAGAATCTACTCGCGATGCCGTTTCTTCCTGTCGAGGTAGTGGCAGGAAAGATTCTTCCGTACATCGTCATCGGCATGCTTCAGGTGAGCATGATCGTGATGAGCGCTCACCTCCTATTTAATGTGCCCATACGAGGCAGTCTGGCGGCGCTCTATACGTGTTCATTCCTTTTCATCATTTCAAATGTCGGGTTGAGCGTGATGCTGTCGTCATTCGCGGAGAATCAACTGCAGGCGATGCAACTCGCGACGTTCTATCTGCTTCCCAACTTGTTGTTGACCGATTTCATGGTCGCCTTCGCGGGTCTGCCCAAATGGGCGCAAGCGATCGGCAATACGTTGCCGCTGACGTATTTCAACCGGATCGTACGCGCCGTGTTTCTGAAAGGCGCCGGTTGGACGGAGCTGTGGCCGCATATCTGGCCGATGATGATTTTGATGGTGGTGACGCTCGGCGTTACTGTGCGTTTCTACCGGCGAACCCTCACGCATTGA
- a CDS encoding serine hydrolase domain-containing protein — protein sequence MDRRNFLALTALSSLAACGGDKGTSTTPNASAASGTGGASAPIPASAPIPASVPTAGSLASQQTDQYIASLRQTWGAVSPSISLAVLKDGNVVKQAAYGYRQIDPPLLADDQTDYLLASVTKQFTAAALMVMVQNGQASVDDYLSQYFTLPTGDPNWLLIQLHHLLSHTAGLPRYSPMPNVDLQNAGSPEQAMASFTQIEGPLKVPGAAYLYSDVGYGILGMVMRQIAGKYPASYPKNTFAPSEPPTYNNILQTLLFGPQAANMPSTGIDFQEGKSATFAVGYGWSNGSWVVTPAYNRPVGAGLISSRLSDLAIWERVLLNTTILSEASKQKMWSPTLLNDGTTATYGFGWELGETMAGGVVIYHDGDAADAFNSAFYRFVDSGYTVIVLINMQRNDAGYGGGLPDTIAEQVAMFYSADLAFKQT from the coding sequence ATGGACCGCCGAAATTTTCTTGCCTTGACCGCGCTTTCCTCGTTGGCCGCATGCGGCGGCGACAAGGGGACATCGACCACACCGAATGCGTCCGCCGCTTCGGGAACAGGGGGCGCGTCCGCACCGATACCCGCGTCTGCACCGATACCCGCATCCGTGCCTACCGCGGGTTCTCTGGCGTCGCAGCAAACGGACCAGTACATTGCGTCGCTGCGGCAGACCTGGGGCGCAGTTTCGCCGTCGATTTCACTGGCCGTGCTAAAAGACGGCAACGTGGTCAAGCAGGCAGCGTATGGATATCGGCAGATCGACCCGCCGCTGCTTGCGGACGATCAGACCGACTACCTGCTGGCATCGGTCACGAAGCAGTTCACGGCGGCGGCGCTGATGGTGATGGTGCAGAACGGGCAGGCGAGCGTTGACGATTATCTGAGCCAATATTTCACGTTGCCGACCGGCGATCCGAACTGGCTATTGATCCAATTGCATCACTTGTTGTCGCATACCGCGGGACTGCCTCGCTACTCGCCTATGCCGAATGTGGATTTGCAGAACGCCGGCAGCCCTGAGCAGGCAATGGCGTCATTCACGCAGATAGAGGGACCGCTAAAGGTTCCGGGCGCAGCGTACCTGTACAGTGACGTAGGGTATGGAATCCTCGGCATGGTGATGCGCCAGATCGCCGGAAAATATCCCGCTTCATATCCGAAAAATACCTTTGCGCCGAGCGAACCGCCAACCTACAACAACATCCTGCAAACGCTGTTATTCGGTCCGCAGGCCGCCAACATGCCCAGCACCGGGATCGACTTTCAGGAAGGCAAGAGCGCGACGTTCGCGGTGGGCTACGGCTGGTCGAACGGGAGCTGGGTCGTTACGCCGGCCTACAACCGGCCTGTCGGCGCAGGGCTCATCAGTTCGCGTCTTTCGGATCTGGCGATCTGGGAGCGGGTACTGCTCAATACCACAATTCTGTCGGAAGCCAGCAAGCAGAAAATGTGGTCGCCTACCTTGCTTAACGATGGCACAACGGCGACTTATGGTTTTGGCTGGGAACTTGGAGAGACGATGGCGGGCGGCGTCGTCATCTATCACGATGGTGACGCGGCTGACGCATTCAATTCGGCGTTCTACCGGTTTGTCGACAGTGGCTATACCGTCATCGTACTCATCAACATGCAGCGCAACGATGCCGGATATGGCGGGGGTCTTCCGGACACGATCGCCGAACAGGTGGCGATGTTTTATTCGGCGGATTTGGCGTTCAAGCAAACCTGA
- a CDS encoding leucine-rich repeat domain-containing protein, which produces MNKSIEGTRNGSVISIGTQYSEAQKSGFVVRAAKHFHNAFNQILPPSSRGNTDQVPLRASAKAPIERINLKLADWERASPDSEAVSGASKEIRDFVRTVESLGEVGEIKLKLRLAKLGLEEAPPVLPDLQDLCEQHGVVLDELDLSGNKLTVLPESVGKLRALTSLSLSGNRFTEIPSPVKNLSALQTLQAFENNIQSVPDWLPELGNLRFLLLAANSITKIPASLLRCENLTVVTFDFNPIKEGQEVISKLRKRQIETADGHASMLGQRIRT; this is translated from the coding sequence ATGAATAAATCGATTGAGGGAACACGCAACGGCTCCGTCATTTCCATCGGAACGCAATATAGCGAAGCGCAGAAGAGCGGTTTTGTGGTACGTGCGGCAAAGCACTTTCACAACGCGTTCAATCAGATTCTTCCACCGAGTAGCCGGGGCAACACGGACCAGGTGCCGCTGCGCGCATCGGCGAAGGCGCCCATCGAGCGCATCAATCTGAAGCTCGCCGACTGGGAAAGAGCCTCGCCGGACAGTGAGGCGGTATCCGGCGCGTCGAAAGAGATTCGCGATTTCGTCAGAACTGTGGAAAGCCTGGGCGAAGTGGGCGAGATAAAACTCAAACTCCGCCTTGCGAAACTGGGTCTGGAAGAAGCGCCACCCGTGCTGCCTGACTTGCAGGATCTCTGTGAGCAGCACGGCGTGGTACTGGATGAACTGGACCTGAGCGGCAATAAACTCACCGTGCTGCCCGAGTCGGTTGGTAAACTGCGGGCGCTCACCTCGCTCTCACTGTCCGGGAATCGCTTCACCGAGATCCCGTCCCCGGTAAAGAACCTTTCGGCTCTGCAGACGCTGCAAGCGTTCGAGAACAACATCCAGTCTGTACCCGACTGGTTGCCGGAACTGGGGAACTTACGCTTTCTTCTGCTTGCAGCGAACTCGATAACGAAGATCCCTGCTTCATTGCTTCGCTGTGAAAATCTGACTGTCGTGACATTTGACTTCAATCCCATCAAAGAAGGGCAAGAGGTCATCAGCAAGTTGAGAAAACGGCAAATCGAAACAGCGGACGGTCACGCCAGCATGCTAGGGCAGCGTATTCGCACCTAA
- a CDS encoding chorismate mutase gives MKTDIVAIQTWRAIAAGLALWLVTGCSAGVETPANAFVPLIGNMAERLGTADQVALSKWDSGQPVYDPQREAQVIENVVRVAPGYGLSAEDATNIFVDQIEASKEVQYALLDDWKRQGSAPATPRQSLSGVIRPALDKMQISIMQNLRAVAPLRSTENCRTQVALAVDQVVRQMSIDVLHFVALDSAVARVCLKS, from the coding sequence GTGAAGACGGACATCGTCGCCATTCAGACCTGGCGTGCTATCGCGGCTGGATTGGCCTTATGGCTCGTCACGGGCTGCTCAGCCGGTGTTGAAACACCGGCAAATGCATTCGTTCCTCTCATAGGCAACATGGCGGAACGCCTCGGTACGGCCGACCAGGTCGCTTTGAGCAAGTGGGACTCAGGTCAGCCGGTCTATGATCCTCAGCGGGAAGCGCAAGTTATTGAAAACGTCGTTAGGGTCGCGCCCGGCTACGGCCTGAGCGCTGAGGACGCGACAAACATTTTCGTAGACCAGATCGAAGCCAGCAAAGAAGTTCAGTATGCCCTGCTCGACGACTGGAAACGGCAGGGCAGTGCTCCCGCGACGCCGCGCCAGAGTTTGTCCGGCGTGATTCGGCCGGCACTCGATAAGATGCAGATTTCTATCATGCAGAATCTGCGGGCGGTGGCGCCTTTGCGCAGCACGGAAAATTGCCGGACGCAGGTTGCACTGGCCGTGGACCAGGTCGTCCGGCAAATGTCGATTGACGTCCTTCACTTTGTTGCACTCGACAGCGCGGTTGCGCGTGTATGCCTTAAATCCTGA
- a CDS encoding ABC transporter ATP-binding protein, translating to MNYAEAFTRSASATNAGGEEWAVDTHLLNKHFGHWHAVRDVSLQIRRGEIFGFLGPNGSGKTTCMRMLCGLLVPDSGRGRCLGLDIVQDSVALRRKVGYVTQRFSYWGDLSVRENLDFVSRAYGLENRRAVVERTLEEFGLRERAGQLAGALSGGWKQRLAMAASWMHEPELLLLDEPTAGVDPNERRELWEELHRLAELGTTILVSTHYLDEAERCNRIGYLVHGRLLAHGAVNDIVAAQGLSKLALSGASSGRLRAKLHGAPGVERLVAFGGGLYVCGCDYASLDRTLTCLASDEPGLRVEVVPTRLEDVLIYLMDTSEQMSAEFTRPLT from the coding sequence ATGAACTACGCGGAAGCCTTCACGCGCTCCGCCAGTGCGACTAACGCTGGCGGCGAAGAGTGGGCGGTCGACACGCATCTGCTTAACAAGCACTTTGGGCACTGGCACGCCGTCAGGGACGTGTCGCTGCAAATCAGGCGCGGCGAAATATTCGGCTTTCTCGGTCCGAACGGAAGTGGCAAGACGACGTGCATGCGCATGCTGTGCGGTCTTCTTGTGCCCGACTCCGGGCGCGGCCGCTGTCTGGGCCTGGACATCGTGCAGGACAGCGTCGCGCTCAGACGCAAGGTGGGGTATGTGACGCAGCGCTTCTCGTATTGGGGCGACCTGTCAGTGCGAGAAAACCTCGACTTCGTTTCGCGTGCGTACGGACTGGAGAACCGGCGTGCGGTTGTCGAGCGTACTCTGGAGGAATTCGGCTTGCGCGAGCGCGCCGGCCAACTGGCAGGGGCACTGTCTGGGGGATGGAAGCAGCGGCTTGCCATGGCGGCTTCATGGATGCACGAGCCGGAATTGCTGCTTCTCGACGAACCGACTGCCGGGGTTGATCCAAACGAACGCCGCGAACTCTGGGAGGAGCTGCATCGTCTCGCGGAGCTGGGCACGACCATTCTGGTCAGCACACACTACCTGGACGAGGCGGAACGATGCAATCGCATCGGGTATCTGGTCCATGGACGGCTTTTGGCCCATGGCGCCGTCAACGATATCGTCGCAGCGCAAGGCCTATCGAAACTTGCGCTCAGCGGGGCAAGTTCTGGCCGGTTGAGAGCGAAACTGCATGGCGCGCCGGGTGTGGAGCGGCTGGTCGCATTCGGCGGCGGATTGTACGTTTGTGGGTGCGATTACGCGTCGCTCGACAGGACCTTGACGTGTCTCGCATCGGACGAGCCTGGTCTGAGAGTGGAGGTCGTGCCGACGCGTCTGGAAGACGTATTGATTTATCTCATGGATACCAGTGAGCAGATGTCGGCCGAGTTCACCCGACCTCTCACATGA
- a CDS encoding HlyD family secretion protein: MEFELGSSNCVVRLIMVSKTEPDLNALTRTAICILLCLGLVACSRSSDTPYQGYVEGDWIYLSAGQSGQIANLQVGRGEQVAANTELFSLRSTVEQVAVDGAMQMWLAAKARLADLVSGKRSLELDVLKARILQAKLDARRAAAQWRRDQQQVGLGAVAQQQADNAKVAALIAAAHVQELERQLVLDSLAPRAHRLEEQEALVAAAYASFVQAQQMLDERSVRTPVAGTVDDTLYRLGEWVPAGRPVIKLLPVAGIKVRFFVPRKALDSLRPGAIVHVVVGEGVPRLNAKVTFISSKAEYTPPVVFNNNSDDRLVYMVEARPSTIKADALRPGVPVEVSVR, translated from the coding sequence ATGGAATTCGAACTCGGTTCTTCAAACTGCGTGGTACGACTAATCATGGTATCGAAAACGGAGCCGGATTTGAACGCGCTTACACGCACCGCGATTTGCATCCTGCTGTGTCTTGGCCTCGTCGCGTGTTCGCGTTCGAGTGACACGCCATACCAGGGGTATGTTGAAGGCGACTGGATCTATCTCTCCGCGGGTCAGTCCGGTCAAATCGCAAACCTCCAGGTGGGCCGCGGCGAGCAGGTCGCCGCGAATACTGAGCTTTTTTCTCTCAGATCCACCGTCGAGCAGGTAGCCGTGGACGGGGCGATGCAAATGTGGCTCGCGGCAAAGGCCCGACTCGCCGATCTGGTGTCTGGTAAGCGTTCGCTGGAACTCGATGTTCTCAAGGCGAGAATTCTGCAGGCGAAGCTGGACGCGCGTAGAGCCGCGGCGCAATGGAGACGCGACCAGCAACAAGTGGGGCTGGGCGCGGTGGCGCAGCAGCAGGCCGACAACGCGAAGGTGGCCGCGCTCATTGCCGCGGCGCATGTGCAGGAGCTCGAGCGGCAATTGGTGCTGGACAGCCTCGCGCCGCGGGCGCATCGACTCGAGGAGCAGGAGGCGCTCGTGGCGGCCGCTTACGCGTCGTTCGTTCAGGCCCAGCAGATGCTGGATGAGCGCAGCGTGCGAACGCCGGTAGCTGGAACCGTCGACGACACTTTATATAGGCTTGGGGAATGGGTGCCGGCCGGGCGACCCGTCATCAAGTTGCTGCCCGTGGCTGGTATCAAGGTTCGCTTTTTCGTCCCGCGCAAGGCGCTCGATAGCCTGCGGCCAGGAGCTATTGTGCACGTGGTCGTGGGTGAAGGCGTGCCCAGGCTCAATGCAAAAGTGACGTTCATATCCAGCAAGGCCGAATATACGCCGCCTGTCGTGTTCAACAACAACAGTGACGACAGGCTCGTCTATATGGTTGAAGCTCGCCCGAGCACAATCAAAGCGGACGCGTTGCGGCCCGGCGTACCGGTTGAAGTGAGCGTTCGATGA
- a CDS encoding efflux transporter outer membrane subunit — translation MARPNRATSAIILLLATNMAGCTVGPDFRLPLPQVGSTYPDMQRSSGIAGGGHADDEGAQRLIFEAEPPGDRWWRAFGSPALDALVERALVSNLTLTQAAMRQIEAQQEYLAESGGHQFPQVDLSMSAERQKSNPDSLGLGTLPAGIGLAPYTLYDTSVRVSYVFDLFGANRRALEALAARAEYRKYEFEAVRQMLAANLVASAIRLACVRQMTEVAQRQLAIREQQRQIDRASERLGAISEVERIARDEQVEKARQRLPALRKEMARLRSRIAIYEGRSPANVEALPDALDELRLDRLTLPATVPVVKPAQLALSRPDVRAAASLLHVANAEVGRATAALYPGISLVAGAGSQQTSILDSLGSLNVWSVGVGLTQPLFNGGKLRAHRDAAQAAYEATLADYQTAVFQAVQQVTDSIEALRQDTDELSLSEASLERGEHRADIDAKRHLAGNISLISLLDTRHAMLAASYRRIEKYMQQLVDTVALYQAVGVRPDSLR, via the coding sequence ATGGCACGACCGAACCGCGCAACGTCCGCGATCATTCTCCTGCTCGCGACGAACATGGCCGGCTGTACGGTTGGTCCTGATTTTCGCTTGCCCTTGCCGCAGGTCGGCTCAACCTACCCCGACATGCAACGGTCCTCAGGTATTGCAGGCGGCGGCCACGCCGACGACGAGGGCGCACAGCGGCTGATCTTCGAGGCGGAGCCTCCTGGAGATCGATGGTGGCGTGCGTTTGGATCACCTGCGCTTGACGCGCTCGTCGAGCGCGCGTTGGTGTCGAATCTCACGCTGACTCAGGCCGCGATGCGACAAATCGAAGCGCAGCAGGAATATCTGGCCGAATCGGGTGGACACCAGTTTCCGCAGGTGGACCTCAGCATGTCAGCCGAGCGGCAGAAGTCCAATCCCGATTCGCTAGGTCTCGGTACGCTTCCGGCTGGCATTGGCCTTGCGCCCTACACGCTCTATGACACGAGCGTGCGCGTTAGCTATGTATTCGATCTTTTCGGCGCCAATAGACGGGCGCTTGAAGCATTGGCGGCGAGGGCGGAATACCGGAAATACGAGTTTGAAGCGGTGCGCCAGATGCTGGCCGCAAATCTCGTCGCGAGCGCGATTCGACTCGCATGCGTGAGGCAAATGACCGAGGTTGCGCAGCGTCAGCTTGCAATACGCGAACAGCAGCGGCAGATCGATCGGGCGAGCGAACGCCTTGGCGCGATATCGGAGGTTGAGCGCATCGCCAGAGACGAGCAGGTTGAAAAGGCGCGCCAGCGATTGCCGGCGCTGCGCAAGGAAATGGCGCGGCTGCGCAGCCGGATTGCCATTTACGAGGGGCGCTCGCCCGCGAACGTCGAGGCTTTGCCGGATGCGCTCGATGAACTGCGGCTCGACAGGCTCACGTTGCCGGCGACCGTGCCCGTCGTGAAGCCGGCGCAACTGGCGTTGTCGAGACCGGACGTGCGCGCTGCCGCGTCGTTGCTGCACGTAGCGAACGCCGAAGTGGGGCGCGCCACCGCCGCGCTCTATCCGGGCATTTCGCTTGTGGCCGGTGCCGGGAGCCAGCAGACCTCGATCCTCGATTCGCTGGGTTCACTGAACGTATGGAGTGTGGGCGTGGGGCTGACGCAACCGCTCTTCAACGGCGGCAAACTGCGGGCCCACAGGGACGCCGCCCAGGCCGCGTACGAGGCGACGCTCGCCGACTACCAGACCGCGGTATTTCAGGCGGTGCAACAGGTCACCGATTCCATTGAAGCACTCCGTCAGGACACCGACGAGTTGAGTCTGAGCGAGGCCAGCCTCGAACGCGGGGAGCATCGTGCGGACATCGATGCGAAGCGCCATCTGGCGGGAAACATCAGTCTGATAAGCCTACTCGACACCCGGCACGCAATGTTGGCAGCTTCATATCGCCGGATCGAAAAATACATGCAGCAGCTAGTCGATACGGTTGCCTTGTACCAGGCGGTCGGCGTTCGACCCGACTCCCTTCGTTGA